In Candidatus Contubernalis alkalaceticus, the following proteins share a genomic window:
- a CDS encoding collagen-like protein, with the protein MGKCICPPGPPGPEGPQGPQGEQGETGPQGPQGEQGETGPQGPQGEQGPAGGLLSYADFFALMPPDNAATVAPGTDVDFPQDGPTSGTTIFRTGPSTFNLSDIGTYQVLFQVSVDEAGQLILTLNGADLAYTVVGRATGTTQIVGIALVTTTSINSILTVRNPAGNPAALTITPLAGGTRPVSAHLVITQIA; encoded by the coding sequence ATGGGAAAATGTATTTGCCCTCCAGGACCTCCTGGACCAGAAGGACCACAGGGTCCTCAAGGGGAACAGGGTGAGACCGGGCCACAGGGTCCTCAAGGGGAACAGGGTGAGACTGGGCCACAGGGTCCTCAAGGGGAACAAGGGCCAGCAGGAGGATTGTTAAGTTACGCAGATTTTTTTGCGTTGATGCCTCCTGATAATGCTGCAACAGTTGCTCCCGGTACAGATGTAGACTTTCCCCAAGATGGGCCTACCAGCGGGACTACTATTTTCCGTACTGGTCCCAGCACATTTAACTTGTCTGATATTGGCACTTATCAGGTCTTGTTTCAGGTGAGTGTGGACGAAGCAGGTCAACTGATTCTAACTCTTAATGGCGCTGACCTTGCCTATACAGTAGTCGGCCGAGCGACAGGCACAACTCAGATAGTAGGAATAGCTCTTGTGACTACGACGTCCATCAATTCAATACTCACTGTGCGTAATCCAGCCGGCAATCCAGCGGCACTAACCATCACTCCTCTAGCCGGAGGAACAAGGCCTGTTTCAGCACACCTTGTTATTACACAAATCGCATAG
- a CDS encoding class I fructose-bisphosphate aldolase, with product MMINIADLLGTDAEYLLEHKCETIPASMLHLPGPDFVDRVVAGTDRPIPVLRAMEQIFNYGRLAGTGFVSILPVDQGIEHSAGASFAPNPIYFDPENIVKLAVEGGCNAVASTLGVLGAVSRKYAHKIPFIVKLNHNEILSFPNTYDQVMFAKVKQAWNLGALGVGATIYFGSEKSRRQIQEVSEAFSMAHQLGLFTVLWCYLRNSAFKIDGKDYHSSADLTSQANHLGVTIEADIIKQKLPETNSGYMAVSQAAGKEFGKTNKRVYGELTSDHPIDLARYQVAGCYMGRAGLINSGGASGQNDLSEVVRTAVINKRAGGMGLISGRKAFQRPMGHGVELLNAIQDVYLDPQITVS from the coding sequence ATGATGATAAATATTGCTGATCTTTTGGGCACTGACGCGGAGTATTTATTAGAGCATAAATGTGAGACCATACCGGCTTCAATGCTTCATCTGCCTGGGCCGGATTTTGTCGACAGAGTGGTTGCGGGTACCGATCGTCCTATTCCGGTGTTAAGGGCAATGGAGCAGATATTTAATTATGGCAGGCTGGCAGGTACAGGGTTTGTTTCTATATTACCGGTGGACCAGGGGATTGAACATTCGGCCGGAGCTTCATTTGCCCCTAATCCTATATATTTCGATCCAGAAAATATTGTAAAACTGGCTGTGGAAGGCGGCTGTAATGCTGTAGCGTCAACCCTGGGAGTTTTAGGAGCGGTAAGTAGAAAATATGCGCACAAAATTCCTTTTATTGTAAAGTTAAATCACAACGAAATTCTGTCATTTCCCAATACATATGACCAGGTGATGTTTGCCAAAGTGAAGCAGGCATGGAATCTAGGAGCATTAGGTGTGGGGGCCACCATTTATTTCGGTTCCGAGAAATCAAGGAGGCAAATCCAGGAGGTATCGGAAGCTTTTAGTATGGCCCATCAGCTGGGTCTGTTTACGGTACTTTGGTGCTATCTGCGCAATTCTGCTTTTAAGATAGATGGTAAAGACTATCACAGCTCTGCAGATCTTACCTCTCAGGCCAATCACCTGGGTGTTACCATTGAAGCGGATATCATTAAGCAGAAGCTGCCGGAAACAAATTCCGGATACATGGCCGTAAGCCAGGCTGCAGGCAAAGAGTTCGGTAAAACCAATAAAAGAGTATACGGAGAACTGACCAGTGATCATCCTATTGATTTGGCCCGTTACCAGGTAGCCGGTTGTTACATGGGCCGTGCAGGGCTGATTAACTCCGGTGGGGCTTCTGGACAAAATGATCTGTCTGAGGTTGTCCGTACTGCGGTTATTAATAAAAGGGCCGGGGGCATGGGTTTGATTTCTGGCCGTAAAGCTTTTCAACGGCCAATGGGTCATGGAGTGGAACTCTTAAATGCTATTCAGGATGTATATCTTGATCCACAGATAACAGTATCATAA
- a CDS encoding magnesium transporter, producing the protein MFFIRFIICYFYYFIQAYTIVIRGVVLGQIDGKSIWTFLGKETLIGFAIGALSGSAAALIAYFWQREPLISLVVFLSMTLTCTLASTIGYLIPMLSHKYGFDPAASSNPLITTIKDISGLLIYFSLANFSLQQLL; encoded by the coding sequence ATTTTTTTCATTAGATTTATAATCTGCTACTTTTATTATTTTATTCAAGCTTATACCATTGTCATTCGGGGCGTAGTATTGGGACAGATTGATGGAAAAAGTATTTGGACCTTTTTGGGAAAAGAAACACTAATTGGTTTTGCCATAGGAGCCTTATCCGGTTCAGCGGCAGCATTAATTGCTTACTTCTGGCAGCGAGAACCCCTGATTAGCCTTGTAGTTTTTCTGAGCATGACTCTCACCTGCACTTTGGCTTCTACCATTGGTTATCTCATTCCAATGTTGAGCCACAAATACGGCTTTGACCCGGCGGCCTCTTCAAATCCGTTGATAACTACGATAAAAGATATATCCGGCCTACTAATTTATTTTTCTCTGGCCAATTTTTCCTTACAACAATTATTATAA
- a CDS encoding FAD-dependent oxidoreductase, producing the protein MDKITGFEGISFENPPQPYWMAQWKTTDYPVLDKDIKVDVAVVGGGIVGITAAYLLKQENLTVAVIEADKIVQGTTGHTTAKITSQHSLIYSKLIKHLGKEKAQQYADANEYAIAFIEGLINEKQIDCDFSRQDAYVYTHSEKYIKQIQSEVEAASSLGIKAYYEEELPLPFKIKAAERFDNQAQFHPRKYIAALARDIPGDGSYIFEQSRAVDFHEGNPCKVIIEGGQTVTAGKVIIASHFPAYGSSGYYFARMYPERSYVLGLTIKEKFPGGMYITAEDPGRSLRFTPYENGQLVLMGGEHHKTGQGPNTDIHYKNLMKFAKETYEVTGIPYRWSTQDYTTLDDVPYVGNITSKSPDVYVATGFKKWGMTNGTVSAILLKDLIVKGESPWAPVYNPSRFEGDPMIKNFASANFDVVKHLIGDKLKAVSKDMDIKPGEAKIVVHDDEKVGIYKDEKNKIHAVNVTCTHMGCDLAWNTAELSWDCPCHGSRFTYEGDIIEGPALKTLRTDDPLKFNP; encoded by the coding sequence ATGGACAAAATAACAGGATTTGAAGGTATTAGTTTTGAAAATCCACCACAGCCATATTGGATGGCCCAGTGGAAGACCACAGACTATCCTGTTTTAGATAAGGATATTAAGGTAGATGTTGCAGTGGTTGGGGGCGGAATTGTTGGAATTACTGCTGCGTATCTTCTAAAACAGGAAAATCTAACAGTTGCAGTAATTGAAGCCGATAAGATTGTCCAAGGGACTACAGGACACACCACTGCTAAAATAACCTCTCAGCACAGTTTAATTTACAGTAAGCTCATAAAGCATTTGGGTAAAGAAAAGGCCCAGCAGTATGCAGATGCCAATGAATACGCCATAGCGTTTATAGAGGGATTGATTAATGAAAAGCAGATTGATTGTGATTTTTCCAGGCAGGATGCTTATGTATATACTCACTCTGAAAAATACATAAAACAGATACAAAGTGAGGTAGAAGCAGCTTCAAGTCTGGGGATTAAAGCTTATTATGAAGAAGAACTTCCTCTTCCCTTTAAAATTAAGGCAGCTGAGCGTTTTGACAATCAGGCTCAGTTTCATCCCCGTAAGTATATAGCTGCCCTTGCCAGGGATATACCAGGAGATGGCAGTTATATATTTGAACAATCTAGAGCAGTTGATTTCCACGAAGGGAATCCTTGCAAGGTAATTATTGAAGGAGGGCAAACAGTTACTGCAGGAAAAGTGATTATTGCTTCTCATTTCCCGGCCTATGGAAGCAGCGGCTACTATTTTGCCAGGATGTACCCGGAAAGATCTTATGTCCTGGGTTTAACTATAAAAGAAAAATTTCCCGGAGGTATGTATATTACCGCGGAAGATCCCGGAAGGTCTCTTCGTTTTACCCCTTATGAAAATGGACAGCTTGTGCTGATGGGGGGGGAACACCATAAAACAGGACAGGGGCCCAACACAGATATTCACTATAAAAATCTAATGAAATTTGCTAAAGAAACATATGAAGTCACAGGAATACCTTACAGGTGGTCTACGCAGGATTACACAACTTTAGATGATGTGCCTTATGTAGGAAATATTACTTCAAAAAGTCCGGACGTTTACGTTGCTACAGGTTTTAAAAAATGGGGAATGACCAATGGCACAGTTTCTGCAATATTGTTAAAAGATTTAATTGTAAAAGGAGAAAGTCCCTGGGCTCCTGTTTATAATCCTTCTAGATTTGAAGGAGACCCAATGATAAAGAACTTTGCATCTGCCAACTTTGATGTAGTAAAGCATTTAATCGGGGATAAACTGAAGGCTGTTTCAAAAGATATGGATATAAAACCAGGAGAAGCAAAAATTGTTGTACATGATGATGAGAAAGTGGGAATATATAAGGATGAAAAGAACAAGATTCATGCCGTAAATGTTACCTGTACTCATATGGGGTGTGACCTTGCCTGGAATACAGCGGAACTTTCCTGGGACTGCCCATGTCATGGTTCAAGATTCACATACGAGGGAGATATTATAGAAGGCCCGGCATTAAAAACTCTTAGAACTGATGATCCTTTAAAATTTAATCCATGA
- the larC2 gene encoding nickel pincer cofactor biosynthesis protein LarC2, with protein sequence MTYNERGNQKMDVLYIDCSAGICGEMMTGALMNLSYNLNHNIQEITLADNLIIGNNDLKLSIDAEINQRNSVKAFVPKIKGYKPLNGNMKTLKELKNLWGMLKISQESKIRGIEIIDLWAKAKAKLNHMRPEELIFCNEDYLKEIFFLAASLELINHIKINTVTASPLPFYIDTGSSKQAVDLLLSSEVMEICKLKKILLYSPESVLTCSTTPLFAAFLGVIVDRFGTPQVLEIKETGYGTKSCENNSPLMRIIWADSTDQNEHTKYGFERNVFLETNIDDMNPEYYEYLLEQLLVNGALDVYMTSIQMKKNRPAIKLSILTTTEKTSLMRDIIFKETSSIGIRETLVNKWYLTRKIEKVETKWGSIRVKTCLLDNEIVNQSPEYEDCLQVARNYKIPLKEVYDTVKSILFNSKRSI encoded by the coding sequence ATGACTTACAATGAAAGAGGGAATCAAAAGATGGATGTTCTTTATATTGACTGTAGTGCAGGAATATGTGGAGAAATGATGACAGGAGCTCTTATGAACTTAAGCTATAACCTTAATCATAATATACAAGAAATAACGCTGGCAGATAACTTGATAATAGGAAACAATGATTTAAAATTATCAATAGATGCAGAAATAAATCAAAGAAATTCTGTAAAAGCTTTTGTTCCTAAAATAAAAGGCTATAAACCATTAAATGGGAATATGAAAACATTAAAAGAGCTAAAAAATTTGTGGGGGATGCTTAAAATCTCTCAAGAATCAAAAATCAGAGGGATAGAGATTATAGATTTATGGGCAAAAGCAAAGGCAAAACTAAACCATATGAGACCAGAAGAGTTGATCTTTTGTAATGAGGATTACTTGAAAGAAATATTTTTTTTAGCAGCTTCTCTAGAACTGATAAATCATATTAAGATTAATACAGTAACTGCCTCGCCCCTACCTTTTTATATAGATACAGGCAGCAGCAAACAGGCAGTGGATCTTTTACTTTCTTCTGAAGTAATGGAAATATGTAAACTAAAAAAAATTCTTCTTTATTCCCCCGAATCAGTGTTAACATGCAGTACAACGCCTCTCTTTGCTGCCTTTCTCGGAGTAATTGTTGACAGATTTGGGACTCCCCAGGTTTTGGAAATAAAAGAAACTGGGTATGGAACTAAAAGCTGTGAAAACAATTCTCCCCTTATGAGAATCATATGGGCAGACAGCACGGATCAAAACGAGCATACAAAATATGGTTTTGAAAGGAATGTTTTCCTGGAAACTAACATTGACGATATGAACCCGGAATATTATGAGTATCTATTGGAACAGCTGCTGGTAAACGGAGCTTTAGATGTTTATATGACTTCCATTCAGATGAAAAAAAACCGACCTGCCATTAAATTATCTATCTTAACTACAACAGAAAAAACATCTTTGATGAGAGATATAATTTTTAAAGAAACCTCCAGCATAGGGATAAGGGAAACTTTAGTTAACAAATGGTATTTAACACGAAAAATTGAAAAAGTAGAAACAAAGTGGGGGAGCATTCGGGTAAAAACATGCCTATTAGACAATGAAATTGTAAACCAGTCACCGGAGTATGAAGATTGTCTTCAAGTGGCTAGAAATTATAAAATACCCCTTAAAGAAGTATATGATACTGTAAAATCTATTTTGTTCAACAGCAAAAGATCAATATAA
- the larC gene encoding nickel pincer cofactor biosynthesis protein LarC translates to MNSLYFQCFSGISGDMILGAFLDLGLDLEELKRELEKLNLVGYELEAKKVKKTGISGTKFDVVIKEKQTKHRHFSDINNIIGKSQLEQNIKDLSLKIFQKLAQAEAKIHGTTIERVHFHEVGGIDTIIDIVGACICLQKFKIEKIYCSKINVGSGYVRCQHGIMPVPAPATQELLTNIPIYSFLADKELVTPTGAAIISTICSSFSGLPEFVVSKIGYGAGKMDLELPNMLRLLLGTSK, encoded by the coding sequence ATGAACAGTTTATATTTTCAATGCTTTTCCGGAATAAGTGGCGACATGATATTGGGGGCTTTCTTAGATTTAGGACTGGACTTGGAAGAACTTAAACGGGAGTTAGAAAAGCTTAATCTGGTTGGGTACGAATTAGAAGCAAAAAAAGTCAAAAAAACCGGCATTTCCGGAACAAAATTTGACGTAGTAATAAAAGAAAAACAGACTAAACACAGACATTTTTCAGACATTAACAATATTATCGGCAAATCTCAACTGGAACAAAACATTAAGGATTTAAGCCTAAAAATTTTTCAAAAATTAGCTCAGGCAGAAGCAAAAATACACGGTACTACCATAGAAAGAGTTCACTTTCATGAAGTCGGCGGTATTGACACAATTATTGACATTGTAGGAGCCTGCATATGCTTGCAAAAATTTAAAATAGAAAAAATTTATTGCTCAAAGATAAACGTTGGGTCAGGCTACGTCAGGTGTCAGCACGGTATTATGCCGGTCCCTGCACCAGCCACTCAGGAATTATTAACAAATATCCCCATTTATTCTTTTTTAGCGGATAAAGAACTGGTTACACCAACTGGAGCTGCCATTATCAGTACTATCTGCAGCAGTTTTAGCGGTCTTCCTGAATTTGTGGTATCTAAGATAGGATATGGTGCAGGAAAAATGGATTTAGAATTACCTAATATGCTCAGACTGCTTTTAGGAACATCAAAATGA
- the larB gene encoding nickel pincer cofactor biosynthesis protein LarB codes for MTEDFMRSLLNNYKEGHLSLTEALKELKKLPYEDLGFAKIDHHRAMRNGFPEVIFCQGKTVDQVAKIFKTLAEHNKNILGTRANKEMSEKIIKEFPQAKYHEMAGIISMIHKEKYISDKKLLILTAGTADMPVAEEAAITAEVMGHRVERVYDAGVAGIHRLFNSYDKIESASVIIVVAGMEGALASVVGGLVDVPVIAVPTSVGYGAHFNGLAPLLSMLNSCATGIGVVNIDNGYGAAALADTIIRVSLKKE; via the coding sequence ATGACTGAAGATTTTATGCGCAGCTTACTGAATAACTACAAAGAAGGACATTTGAGCCTGACGGAAGCCCTAAAAGAACTTAAAAAACTGCCCTATGAAGATCTAGGTTTTGCTAAAATAGATCACCATAGAGCTATGAGAAATGGTTTTCCCGAAGTAATATTCTGTCAGGGAAAAACAGTAGACCAGGTAGCTAAAATTTTTAAAACTTTGGCTGAACACAATAAAAATATATTGGGCACCCGGGCCAACAAAGAAATGTCGGAAAAAATAATAAAGGAGTTTCCCCAGGCCAAATACCATGAAATGGCCGGAATAATAAGCATGATACACAAGGAAAAATATATTTCCGACAAAAAGCTTTTAATTCTTACTGCCGGGACTGCTGATATGCCTGTAGCTGAGGAGGCAGCTATAACAGCTGAAGTTATGGGTCACAGGGTAGAACGGGTATATGATGCCGGAGTAGCAGGAATTCACCGTTTATTCAATAGCTATGATAAAATAGAATCAGCCTCTGTAATTATAGTAGTGGCAGGAATGGAAGGTGCTCTGGCCAGTGTAGTAGGAGGGCTGGTGGATGTGCCGGTAATTGCTGTTCCCACCAGTGTAGGGTATGGCGCTCACTTTAACGGATTGGCTCCACTTTTGTCCATGCTGAACAGCTGTGCCACTGGAATAGGTGTTGTAAATATAGATAACGGGTATGGGGCTGCAGCTCTGGCAGACACCATTATTAGAGTGAGCCTAAAAAAAGAGTAG
- the larE gene encoding ATP-dependent sacrificial sulfur transferase LarE, producing the protein MTNVREKMSNLIDIIKSCEKVIVAYSGGVDSTFLAKVACDTLKDKSLAVMAFLDTSPSRELNHALKMADILQLNYQSITIDQTKNKLFLHNTPKRCYHCKKVLFEKLRQLAEIEGYLQVFDGTNYDDRLKYRPGSKAAEEMSIRSPLKEAKLTKNEIRQLSKEMKIPTWNRISYTCLATRIPYGEKITLPALQRIEKAEDYLYSLGLLIFRVRHHDSLARIEVPWEKSEIILKNRKELIQIFKNIGYTNITLDLQGFRSGSMDEM; encoded by the coding sequence ATGACTAATGTACGAGAAAAAATGTCTAATTTAATAGATATTATAAAAAGCTGTGAAAAGGTTATAGTTGCCTATTCCGGTGGGGTAGACAGCACCTTTTTGGCCAAAGTTGCCTGTGATACCTTAAAGGACAAATCACTGGCCGTTATGGCCTTTTTAGATACCAGCCCTTCAAGGGAGTTAAACCATGCTCTAAAAATGGCCGATATTCTGCAGTTAAATTACCAGTCAATTACCATAGATCAAACTAAGAACAAATTATTTTTACACAATACCCCCAAACGATGCTATCATTGTAAAAAAGTGCTCTTTGAAAAACTCCGGCAGCTGGCGGAAATAGAGGGATATTTACAGGTTTTTGACGGTACTAACTATGATGACAGGCTAAAATACCGCCCGGGATCAAAGGCAGCAGAAGAAATGAGTATAAGGAGTCCTCTCAAGGAAGCAAAACTAACAAAAAATGAAATACGACAGTTATCTAAGGAAATGAAAATACCCACCTGGAACAGAATTTCTTATACCTGCCTGGCAACCCGTATACCCTACGGGGAAAAAATTACTCTTCCAGCCCTTCAAAGAATCGAAAAAGCTGAAGATTACCTTTACTCTCTAGGCCTTTTAATATTTAGAGTCAGACACCACGACTCTTTAGCCCGCATCGAAGTTCCTTGGGAAAAGTCTGAGATAATATTAAAAAACAGGAAAGAACTTATTCAAATCTTTAAAAATATTGGGTACACTAACATTACCCTGGACCTGCAGGGTTTCCGGAGTGGTAGTATGGATGAAATGTAA
- a CDS encoding NUDIX domain-containing protein: MFEEKTVYTQKIFSGRLIKLRVDRVILPDGRQSTREIVEHPGAAAVIPLDDDNYVYLVRQYRKPLEKHLLEIPAGTLEPGEEPRSCVQRELSEEVGLGAGKLNLLASLSTAPGFCNEVIHIFLATQLFPNPGKLDQDEFLKVEKYHFQEALTMIQQGEITDGKTVSGLLLAARCLT, from the coding sequence ATGTTTGAGGAGAAAACGGTATATACCCAAAAAATTTTTTCAGGTAGATTGATAAAACTAAGGGTGGATCGGGTGATTCTTCCTGATGGCAGGCAAAGCACCCGGGAAATTGTAGAGCATCCCGGAGCTGCAGCGGTAATTCCCTTAGACGATGATAATTATGTATACCTGGTTAGGCAGTATCGAAAGCCTCTGGAGAAACATTTATTAGAAATCCCTGCAGGTACCCTGGAACCCGGTGAAGAACCCCGGTCCTGCGTGCAGCGGGAATTATCTGAAGAAGTTGGTCTGGGAGCGGGAAAACTAAACCTGCTGGCATCTCTCAGTACCGCCCCAGGATTTTGTAACGAGGTGATTCATATTTTTTTAGCAACACAGCTTTTCCCAAATCCGGGTAAATTGGACCAGGACGAGTTTTTAAAGGTGGAAAAATATCACTTCCAGGAGGCTCTCACCATGATTCAGCAGGGTGAGATTACCGACGGCAAAACCGTTTCCGGACTTCTGCTGGCTGCCCGCTGTCTGACTTAA
- a CDS encoding GGDEF domain-containing protein, which translates to MIKIKNPNKSGIFLGQFQDKTLEKEYFSDEVNGALVYIRPVLFALGLLYLLFIIPDYFLISDPKTFKIILLNRTAFFALVILLPVRIKYLKRPDYFAYWLTSAQLLVSISFLYICYQYENPNFLIQSFGVMVIITGIFMVPNRWKFKVFVSIFISTMFFFLSIIYLEKIETNEFAASLVYIFIVILLNSISSHRVNYFKRMKYLYSKNLHHQSITDPLSGIFNRQKLNQELPHFIQISKDDKTPFSLVLFDIDNFKEINDHYGHLAGDDIIIKLTEIVQKNIRKNDIFARWGGDEFIILLPNTKEKEAVELIIRIQEAIKKFDAEPKLISCSFGIVSLRPQDDMDSILHRADEKLYEAKADGKNTIVS; encoded by the coding sequence ATGATAAAAATTAAAAATCCTAATAAATCAGGTATCTTTCTTGGACAGTTTCAAGACAAAACTTTGGAAAAAGAATACTTTTCTGATGAAGTAAACGGAGCTTTGGTGTATATTAGGCCAGTATTATTTGCTTTAGGGTTACTTTACCTGCTTTTTATAATTCCTGACTATTTTTTAATTAGTGACCCTAAAACATTTAAGATTATTTTATTAAACAGAACCGCATTCTTTGCTTTAGTTATACTGTTGCCCGTAAGGATAAAATATTTAAAAAGGCCAGACTATTTTGCATACTGGCTTACTTCAGCTCAATTACTAGTTTCTATTTCTTTTTTATATATCTGTTATCAATATGAAAATCCCAATTTTCTCATACAGTCCTTTGGTGTCATGGTAATTATAACAGGGATATTTATGGTGCCAAACCGTTGGAAATTTAAAGTATTTGTGTCAATCTTTATAAGTACTATGTTCTTTTTCCTTTCAATTATATACCTGGAGAAAATTGAAACCAATGAGTTTGCTGCATCTTTAGTTTACATCTTTATTGTAATATTACTTAACAGCATTTCCTCTCACAGAGTCAATTATTTTAAACGAATGAAATATTTATACAGCAAAAACCTTCATCACCAATCCATCACCGATCCTCTTTCAGGTATATTCAACAGACAAAAATTAAACCAGGAATTACCCCATTTCATTCAAATTTCAAAAGATGACAAAACACCATTTTCTCTCGTTTTATTTGATATTGATAATTTTAAAGAAATAAACGACCATTACGGTCATCTTGCCGGGGACGATATTATTATCAAGCTTACTGAAATAGTTCAGAAAAATATTAGAAAGAATGATATATTTGCCAGATGGGGAGGAGATGAATTTATTATCCTACTCCCTAACACTAAAGAAAAAGAAGCCGTTGAATTAATAATCAGAATTCAAGAAGCAATCAAAAAGTTCGATGCAGAACCAAAGCTCATAAGCTGCAGCTTTGGTATCGTTTCTCTTAGGCCTCAGGATGATATGGATTCAATTCTTCATCGTGCTGATGAAAAATTATATGAAGCAAAAGCAGACGGTAAAAATACAATCGTTTCATAA